A single genomic interval of Zingiber officinale cultivar Zhangliang chromosome 4A, Zo_v1.1, whole genome shotgun sequence harbors:
- the LOC121973016 gene encoding uncharacterized protein LOC121973016 produces the protein LGIFALTPEACDQCEGGSAKSWASREKEWDFHLRSLSSNDRDSSAASDPATHPYILQTIRKIHEISKEGGSEELVARAYPQINKLFQRCISALPQSQTSHGVLLLTILQFFLDFGEVVLHDADPSLKTFFCSCLILSFTSKADCVEWEEIGECIYDAFASNDVNWIVPSTFPYTYGFTNTSCGFGKKFWVSGWQQHWFDPEECSTLDATCSNG, from the exons CTAGGTATATTCGCCCTGACGCCGGAAGCTTGCGACCAGTGTGAGGGAGGAAGTGCGAAATCATGGGCCAGCAGAGAAAAAGAATGGGACTTCCACCTCCGATCGCTCTCCTCCAACGACAGGGATTCCTCCGCCGCCAGTGACCCTGCTACCCACCCCTACATCCTCCAAACC ATCAGGAAGATCCACGAGATATCCAAAGAAGGAGGATCTGAGGAGCTGGTGGCGCGGGCGTACCCGCAGATCAACAAGCTATTCCAGCGATGCATCTCGGCGCTGCCGCAGTCGCAGACATCCCATGGAGTTCTCTTGCTA ACTATTCTTCAATTTTTTCTTGATTTTGGAGAAGTGGTTCTACATGATGCTGATCCTAGTTTAAAGACCTTCTTCTGTTCATGCTTAA TTCTTTCCTTTACTTCTAAAGCTGATTGTGTGGAATGGGAAGAG ATTGGTGAATGCATTTATGATGCTTTTGCCAGCAATGATGTCAACTGGATCGTTCCTTCCACTTTTCCATACACTTATGGATTTACCAA TACTAGTTGTGGCTTTGGAAAAAAGTTCTGGGTCTCTGGTTGGCAGCAGCATTGGTTTGATCCAGAAGAGTGCAGCACCTTAG ATGCTACTTGCTCTAATGGATGA
- the LOC121973015 gene encoding putative FBD-associated F-box protein At3g50710 translates to MDELSNSHRRHLQSELGEEDDYLSNLPDELLRHILSFLPTLDSIRTSVLSRRWRHVWTCVPVIDFSDFELEPSIMKRFMASLGAGESVSRLHLTGDSIDDETPVYDSVKYAKSHDARHVSLLRFLFEHCRHPLFDLLFDWPSLESLNLQVIYFTSITLSKCIFRLSNLKTLSLSLPEITIRNEGLAKLLSGCPVLEELLLTVKYHWGELIQIEAPNLLRLTLIPTPWKLQINCQKLEYLRLKPYFNLMYLHVQAPSLISVALYSIWRFRTFAQAVCDVTAVTLTVSAECLPGTTPKFQTRLLDSWYVKAVVQGFPIFHRLLKLKIKMDVADQFSLDTVSDLLRCTPNLQSLVLTECEKLPCCEDLEEWGCSSSRFNGGPFEDLERLLRNTNSEELRSVILKTLSETVPAWVINEPFEDLERISVNIKSELRSAFMKMLSEGVSAWESSLSRVNEPLEHLERISVNIKTSEAEEWISGSSSMESGPFESFIGQLMSTANEQRSYTERLFELYRERHPDALALKLAAVLQAS, encoded by the exons ATGGACGAATTGAGTAACAGCCACCGCCGCCACCTGCAATCGGAATTAGGGGAAGAAGACGACTACCTGAGTAATCTCCCGGACGAGCTTCTCCGCCACATCCTCTCCTTCCTCCCCACCCTCGACTCCATCCGCACCTCCGTTCTCTCCCGCAGATGGCGTCACGTCTGGACTTGCGTTCCCGTCATCGACTTCTCCGACTTCGAACTAGAACCCAGCATCATGAAGCGCTTCATGGCTTCCCTCGGCGCAGGTGAATCTGTTTCTCGTCTTCACCTCACCGGAGACAGCATTGATGATGAAACTCCCGTCTATGACTCAGTCAAATATGCCAAATCTCACGATGCCCGGCACGTGTCTCTCCTCCGGTTCCTCTTCGAGCATTGCCGCCATCCTCTTTTCGACCTTCTGTTCGATTGGCCATCGCTCGAGTCGCTGAATCTGCAAGTCATCTACTTTACGAGTATCACATTATCCAAATGCATCTTCAGATTGAGCAATCTCAAGACGCTTTCCCTCTCACTCCCTGAAATCACAATTCGAAACGAGGGCTTGGCGAAGCTACTCTCCGGCTGCCCTGTTTTGGAAGAACTATTATTAACTGTAAAATATCACTGGGGCGAACTCATTCAAATAGAAGCTCCAAATCTTCTCCGATTGACTCTGATTCCTACTCCATGGAAGCTTCAAATCAATTGTCAGAAACTCGAATATCTAAGGCTAAAGCCCTATTTCAATTTGATGTACTTGCATGTCCAAGCACCCTCCTTGATCTCTGTTGCATTATACAGTATTTGGCGCTTTAGAACATTTGCTCAGGCGGTATGCGATGTCACTGCGGTAACACTAACTGTGTCGGCTGAATGTCTTCCAGGCACGACTCCTAAATTCCAG ACACGACTCCTAGATTCCTGGTACGTTAAGGCCGTCGTCCAAGGATTTCCCATCTTTCACAGACTGCTCAAGTTGAAGATCAAGATGGATGTCGCGGATCAATTCAGCCTGGACACCGTATCTGATCTTCTTCGATGCACACCGAATCTGCAGTCGCTCGTTTTAACCGAGTGCGAAAAG CTACCGTGTTGTGAGGATTTGGAAGAGTGGGGGTGTTCATCATCAAGGTTTAATGGTGGGCCCTTTGAGGATTTGGAAAGACTGTTGAGAAATACCAACAGTGAAGAACTTCGATCCGTGATTCTGAAGACGCTATCAGAGACAGTGCCAGCATGGGTGATTAATGAGCCCTTTGAGGATTTGGAAAGGATCTCCGTGAATATCAAGAGTGAACTTAGATCTGCATTTATGAAGATGTTATCAGAGGGAGTTTCAGCATGGGAGAGTTCATTATCAAGGGTTAATGAGCCCTTAGAGCATTTGGAAAGGATCTCGGTGAATATCAAGA CGTCAGAAGCAGAAGAATGGATCAGCGGCAGCAGCAGCATGGAGTCCGGCCCCTTCGAGTCTTTTATCGGTCAATTGATGTCCACGGCGAACGAGCAACGCTCCTACACTGAGAGGCTCTTTGAGCTCTACCGCGAACGCCACCCGGACGCCCTCGCCCTAAAGCTCGCTGCCGTCCTCCAAGCCTCTTAG